The Algoriphagus halophilus sequence AGCGATGGTAGAAAAGCGTTGGATAAACTGTTTGATAAAATCATCGGGAATGAATACCATCAGGGCACAGTAATCCTCATCAAAAAACTGATGGACCAGGTTGGCTCCCTTTTTTACAAACAGGGAATCTCCTGCTTCCACTACATAATCCTTGTAAATGCTCCGCCACATTTTTTTACCGGAGGTGACAAAGACAAAGTAATTTGCATCCGACCAAATCCCCGCTTTGACCTCATTGACCAAGCATTTGTATTCAATAAATAGCAGGTCATGGATCTGAATTTTCTTATAGTGATTGCTCGATTTTAGAAATCCATAGAGGTCCAGCATGGAAAAAAAGTTTAGTAGCGCTGTTTTCTCCTAAAAATTAAGATTTTTTTATGATTAAACGCTCTTGTCCAGGTAATTCCAATACAATCAGAGTCCTAATGAATAGCAGGGTAGACTTTATATAGTATTAGCGAACCCAAGAACCAGTCTCGGAAAAAAGTAAATTCTTCAATATGGGGATTAGCATAGTGTTCCCCACAAAAAACCGGGGCAGCCTGTACCTCCTATCTATCTCATGATTACAAATTCTGAATCACAAAAAAACAAGAATTCCCTATTAAGCCTTTCCTTGGAATTTAGGATCATAATCCACCATCCATTCAATTCCATATTTATCCCGAAACATGCCAAAGTAAGAGCCCCAGGGGCTGTCGGCTATAGGAACTTCGACGGTTCCTCCAGCAGATAAACCATTAAATAAATGATCCGCTTCCTCTTTGCTTGCGGCACTGATGGAGATTTTGGATCGGTGTTCTTCTTCATTTACGGGACCCATAGATTCGGGAACATCATTTCCCATCAGGATATTTCCACCGATGGGCAGGGCAATGTGCATGATTTTATCGGCTTCCTTTTCTGAAACAGGCTCAGGGCCTGGCATATCTTTAAATCGCATAATCATGGCGAATTCGCCACCAAAGACCGATTGGTAAAAATGAAATGCTTCTTCGCAGTTTCCATTAAAGTTAATATAGGGATTAATCAGTGCCATTGGATTTGGATTATAAGTTAATACTCAAATATACCCACTTCACGGACAAAAAGCTGGGCTAAAATCCGTCAAAAAAAGGAGAGTTTGCGACAAGGGGGAGAAGGGACTGCAATGACTAAACTGTGTTTCAATACAATTTAGCTCATGATGGACTTTCATTTATTTAGCGCCAAAGGGTAGCCATCATACCGGGCCTTAGAAGTGTTTTTCTTCCAAATTAGCATATTCAGAATTTGGAGCAATAAACTTTCAAGCTCTCATTTCCGCTCGGTTGGGGCTAGCTGATGTTGTATACCGTTTTAATCAATATTTTTGTACCAAGGCACAAATTTCTTTTTGGCGAAAAGTCCCCTTTCTTTTTTCTTTTTGAGTTTACCATTCGCATTAAACTCATATAGTCTTTCCTTTTTGAAGAACAGTTTCTTTGGTACGTAATCAGGCGGTAATTGTCCTCCACTAGTAATATTGTCTATTGCAAACTGTTCATCTGATACTCGCTCGGTTGTCTTATTTAACGAACGCACTAGTGAATCAGGCTCACCCTTTCTTATCAATGTGTCCATTACCAGGGTTGGAGTAAGAATGATTGTATCACCTTTCATCTTCCAGTCATCAATTGACCATCCTGATGGCAAATCAAATTGATATTTGAACTCAAAAGTTGAATCACTGAAAAGCTCTATCTGATACCCGAAATTATCTTTTTAATTACCTGGAATGGATGTTTGAGCATCAACAAGGCTATATTGAAATAAAAAATATAATAATATAGCTTTCTTCATTTTGAAAGGTGTACAACGGCGTTCCTGGCTATGGCTAGTGCGGCATTTTGAAAACGTTCCGTCCTCGCCAGCAGGATGGTTGTTGAAAGTACAAAATATCATTTTTTAGTTTCAAAGCTAGCATTAGCTATAGGCGATGTTGTGCCTTCGTGCTTTTTAATTTTCAAGTATGTTCATTAATTTCTTATTCAGATATAATTTTTCTTTACCGACTCTTATGGATGTTAGAAATCCTTCTTCTTCTAAGGCCATTAGATAGTTTCCGACTGTTTTTGGTGTTCCTAGGTCCATATCAATTAGGTTTTGTCTTTTAGTATAAGGCAGTTTGAAAATGACTTCAACTAAATCTTTGGAGTAAACTTTAGGAAGCTTTTCTTTTATTTCTAGTCCTGTTATTTCCATAAGTTGAATTATGGATTCTAATCTATTTAACCCTTTTATAGCAGTTTTTTCTACCATATCCAGCATGTATAGAATAAAATTCGACCAATTATTTTTCTCGGTTATCGCCTTTAAACCTTTGTAGTATTTGTCTTTATTCTCTATGATGTACTCACTTAAGAAAAGGGCAGGGATGTCAAGTAGTTGCTCTAGTTTTAGCTGAAGTAAAAGAAGAATACGACCTGTTCTTCCATTACCGTCCGAAAAAGGGTGTATGGCTTCAAATTGGTAATGTGAAATGGCCATTTTAATTAGTGGGTCTAACGTATGATTTTCATTGATGAAAGCTTCAAGATTTGCCATTTTTTCTCGAATTACCTCTTCACCTGATGGTGGTGTGTAGATAATATCGCCTTTTGAATTAGAGAGAGTCGTTCCAGGAGTTGTTCTTATTCCAGCTGTATTTTGTTTGATACATTGAACAATTTCGATACAAAGGTTTGTTGTGATAAAAGGTTTTTCCTCAAGTCTTTTAAAACCTAACCAAATAGCTTCTTTGTAACTAATTACTTCCTTTGTAGCTGGGTTGTCGAATTTTTTATCTGCCACAACGGCTTGATACAAGTCGTCATTTGTTGTTACGATATTCTCAATTTCAGAACTAGCTTTTGCTTCCTGCAAATGAAGAGTGTCTAGAAATAAACTAGGATTAGGTAGGTTTCTTATTGCGCCATTTAATTGAGCTAAAGCCCTACTGGCTTTGATTGTTTTTGTAAGAATTTCTTTAGTTTCTAGATCTGCTGTTGGTGGGAGTAGAGGCAGATTGTTAAATGGTTTGGCTTTATCGAAGCTGTTCATAATCGAGAGTAATTTTTACACCTGTATTTTATTCAGAGGTAAAAATAATCAAAAATTACTCTCGTATTGTTTTGAGAAGTAAGTTTTACTCTTGTTTTTTTGCATGAGGCACAACGATTGTATATACCTAACTCTAATTCTCTATTATTTAAACATTTCTGTGCACAGGAATATTCGGAGTTGTGGAAACTAAATTAAGGATTTCGGTGATTTCCGCTCCACCTCTTTAAATTTTTCTTTGAAAATTTGAAATGGACCTCATGTTGCTTTCACTTGTTGCAAATACTTAACGATGGGTAGGCATTGATTAATTGTAAAAGGCTTATAGTTCCTGGCTTTGTTTATACTTCTCATAAACCAACGTACCAGAAGTCCCATATGAAGCTATTTTGAAAAATATTTCTTCCATTTATTCTCTTGTTTCACTATGGAGTGAACTCTTAGGAGAGTCGGAGCAAACATGCAACAACCATAACCTTAATTGTTTTTTGTTGAGGATTCTTGAGACTGGCTTTTGGGAGTAATGGAGTGGGGGCAATCTTGTTTCTGAAAGGAAGAACGAAAAGAAATAGAGCCTTGATGAATATGACTTGCCAGCAGTTCAAAAAAGTACTGCCTATTGCTCACGTCTAGGTGGGTTTGATCTCGTTGTGAAAGTTCCAGCATCCAACACTGGTACATTTCCCAGAGGTAGAGGTGGATGTCCTGGTCGCTGTAGTAATCGAACAAAGCATTTTCTAGATGGTCTAGTGGAATATGCATGGGATCATGTATTTTGATGTTCTTCAAATTATTGAAAGATGTTGGGCTATGGTATTCTTGGATTAGGTGTTTTAGCTAAGAATTGGAATAAATTATTCGTTGTCCTAAAACAAAAAAATATTGCCGATAAAGAAGGATTTACCGGGAAACTTAAGGAGGAGGAGCAATCCTAATAAACAAAGCCATCTTAGATGAGAAAGCAGACAATAAATGTCTGGAATTAGGTTTCCAAACTTGATTAAATCAGGTAAACAGAATAATTTAGTTAAAACTCTTTCGGAAGAATTCCTTAATTTCCCAATCTAAACTGTACAGCATGAACGAGAAGATCCACCACGGCAGAAATATCAAGCGTTTTCGGGAAATGATGGGCATCAAGCAAGAGGCTTTAGCCCATGAACTGGGAGATGACTGGTCCCAGAAGAAAATCAGCTTGCTGGAACAAAAAGAAGAAGTGGAGGATGATTTACTTCGCCAAGTGGCAGCAATTTTAAAAGTACCTGCTGAGGCGATTAAGAGTTTTAATGAGGAAACCGCGATTAATTTTTTTAACTCTTCTTTTAATGGACAATTTAGCGGGGTGAATTACCATACTACATTTAATGTTAACCCTATAGAGAAATGGGTTGAAGCACTGGAAGAAAATAAAAAACTCT is a genomic window containing:
- a CDS encoding VOC family protein, coding for MALINPYINFNGNCEEAFHFYQSVFGGEFAMIMRFKDMPGPEPVSEKEADKIMHIALPIGGNILMGNDVPESMGPVNEEEHRSKISISAASKEEADHLFNGLSAGGTVEVPIADSPWGSYFGMFRDKYGIEWMVDYDPKFQGKA
- a CDS encoding Fic family protein, with amino-acid sequence MNSFDKAKPFNNLPLLPPTADLETKEILTKTIKASRALAQLNGAIRNLPNPSLFLDTLHLQEAKASSEIENIVTTNDDLYQAVVADKKFDNPATKEVISYKEAIWLGFKRLEEKPFITTNLCIEIVQCIKQNTAGIRTTPGTTLSNSKGDIIYTPPSGEEVIREKMANLEAFINENHTLDPLIKMAISHYQFEAIHPFSDGNGRTGRILLLLQLKLEQLLDIPALFLSEYIIENKDKYYKGLKAITEKNNWSNFILYMLDMVEKTAIKGLNRLESIIQLMEITGLEIKEKLPKVYSKDLVEVIFKLPYTKRQNLIDMDLGTPKTVGNYLMALEEEGFLTSIRVGKEKLYLNKKLMNILEN
- a CDS encoding helix-turn-helix transcriptional regulator, which produces MNEKIHHGRNIKRFREMMGIKQEALAHELGDDWSQKKISLLEQKEEVEDDLLRQVAAILKVPAEAIKSFNEETAINFFNSSFNGQFSGVNYHTTFNVNPIEKWVEALEENKKLYERLLEAEREKVEILKKVLEK